From one Idiomarina sp. X4 genomic stretch:
- a CDS encoding TolC family protein, producing MKLLRRMAYLGVLTAVVPNVVSAQEPLLNLQEAVSIAVQEDPWLTASKQTQEAFASEAIASSSLPDPKISFTAASFPVDSFSSRQEGMTQLVVGVSQAFPRGDTLSLSRKQKNQLAQKQPFLRADRIAKVKTTVTKLWLDVFFSQQSIRLIESDRALFEQLVSTAKASYTSTEGKARQQDVIRAQLELTRLDDRLTSLRQKEERLQSELSEWIGVIAKSRLPDDLPSLTLKKTLLSPSTIPKQALYELIKEHPVLQATDQDILASETSVELAQQGYKPQWSANLKYGHRNDDPSGNDRANLLSAGVTFDVPLFTDNKQDKQVRSAKFKTEAKKTEKLLVARQLIANLRSTFLQLNRLNERAALYHEELLPQMSAQSEAALTAYNNDDGDFAEAVRSQIAEVNAKIDALAIAINRQKLIAEANYLLLSGV from the coding sequence ATGAAACTTTTAAGAAGAATGGCTTATTTAGGTGTTCTGACTGCAGTAGTGCCAAATGTTGTTAGTGCACAAGAGCCACTTTTGAATTTGCAAGAAGCAGTGAGTATCGCTGTACAAGAAGATCCTTGGTTAACGGCAAGTAAGCAAACCCAAGAGGCATTCGCGAGTGAAGCGATAGCCTCTTCCAGTTTGCCTGACCCTAAAATATCATTCACGGCTGCCAGTTTCCCTGTTGACAGTTTTAGTTCAAGACAGGAAGGGATGACCCAGTTAGTCGTCGGTGTTTCACAAGCATTTCCCAGAGGAGACACTTTATCGTTGTCTCGTAAGCAGAAAAACCAATTAGCTCAAAAACAACCGTTTTTGAGAGCGGATCGTATTGCAAAGGTCAAAACAACGGTCACGAAGTTGTGGTTAGATGTTTTTTTCTCTCAGCAAAGTATTCGCTTGATTGAATCGGATAGAGCGCTTTTTGAACAGTTAGTGTCGACGGCTAAGGCGAGTTATACCAGTACCGAGGGAAAAGCACGGCAGCAAGATGTTATTAGAGCCCAACTTGAGCTTACACGCCTGGATGATAGGTTGACGTCACTGCGACAAAAAGAGGAGCGACTTCAAAGCGAATTGTCGGAATGGATAGGTGTTATAGCGAAATCAAGGTTACCGGATGACCTTCCGAGTCTTACGCTGAAGAAGACATTGCTATCACCTTCGACAATACCGAAACAAGCCTTGTACGAATTGATAAAAGAACACCCGGTTTTGCAAGCGACCGATCAAGACATTTTGGCGTCGGAGACGTCTGTCGAGCTCGCTCAGCAAGGTTATAAACCGCAATGGTCAGCCAATCTGAAATATGGCCATAGAAACGACGATCCAAGCGGCAATGACCGTGCCAACTTGCTGTCAGCCGGGGTTACGTTCGATGTCCCTTTATTTACTGATAACAAACAGGATAAGCAGGTACGCTCAGCAAAGTTTAAAACGGAAGCAAAAAAAACTGAGAAGTTATTGGTTGCCAGGCAGTTAATAGCCAATTTACGCAGTACGTTTTTACAACTGAACCGTTTGAATGAACGTGCTGCCCTATATCACGAAGAGCTACTTCCACAAATGTCCGCCCAGTCTGAAGCCGCATTGACTGCCTACAACAATGATGATGGCGACTTTGCCGAGGCGGTACGGTCACAGATTGCGGAAGTCAACGCAAAAATTGATGCATTAGCAATCGCCATCAACCGCCAAAAATTGATTGCCGAAGCAAACTACTTATTACTTTCAGGAGTGTAA
- a CDS encoding membrane protein: protein MTQKKRSSSWRVWHRWLSLIFGLQMVIWTISGAYMVFFDLDYIHGDHLVQDISQPIPKGVEISSLNDLLSRYPETRKTSLKSVWLNQKLQPVYKIESNEGAFLVNAESLQRIDITEQHIKELANQYYTKDPDAIESVVYMTDNPPTEVSGALLPIWQVNYDDFGNTSLYLSETTGELLVKRHTFWRGFDIAWMLHIMDYDERVDIETWWLKGFIIGTFILMITGTVLLFYTITFKRKSTGGAQ, encoded by the coding sequence ATGACTCAAAAGAAACGCTCCAGTAGCTGGCGAGTTTGGCATCGTTGGCTATCTTTGATTTTTGGCCTGCAAATGGTTATTTGGACAATCAGTGGCGCTTACATGGTGTTCTTCGATTTGGATTATATTCATGGTGATCACTTAGTTCAGGATATAAGCCAGCCAATACCGAAAGGTGTTGAAATATCAAGCTTAAATGACCTGTTGAGCCGCTATCCAGAAACACGAAAAACGTCGTTAAAAAGCGTATGGCTGAATCAGAAGTTACAGCCGGTGTATAAAATAGAGAGTAACGAGGGAGCGTTTTTAGTTAATGCGGAGTCGCTGCAGCGTATTGATATAACCGAACAACACATTAAAGAGTTAGCGAATCAATATTACACGAAGGATCCCGACGCTATTGAATCGGTCGTTTACATGACTGATAACCCACCAACAGAAGTGAGTGGTGCTTTGTTACCGATTTGGCAGGTAAATTATGACGATTTCGGTAATACCAGTCTGTATTTATCTGAAACGACCGGGGAGCTTTTGGTAAAGCGACATACGTTTTGGCGGGGGTTTGATATCGCCTGGATGTTACACATAATGGACTACGACGAGCGTGTGGATATCGAGACCTGGTGGTTAAAGGGCTTTATTATCGGTACGTTTATTTTAATGATAACGGGCACTGTCCTGCTTTTTTATACGATTACGTTTAAGAGAAAATCGACTGGGGGTGCTCAATGA
- a CDS encoding PepSY domain-containing protein: protein MIRFMQWLHRWVSLVLVIQVALWLVSGLFFSLTGHHGMSGHQYMVSKNSEPPLKKIAPQIDVTEMHQRFPLAHSIELVSVAGVGQYQVSLPDGRLLYFNADTGERWSTDQALATQLALNSYNGPGQVERVERVKGSDEVNGWNASGFRIDIEDDLNTRIYIDEASSRVVEHRNTPWTIADWAFRLHFMDYTGGRSFNHLLIWSAGLFALWFSLSGLILLGRNITNGDFNPKRKKTWLEYFQQKGQPIASNCGGGGTCGLCKVTLQGSNIPSPKAADKALLSANELEAGTRLSCQHRTSSNYDVKLHNAGVDDIALTLDSKRQLTPSIMELTFVSSDPVSYEAGQFMQFRIPHINEILSRHYSVATRPHPTQFVFNIRQLPSPSEGIPPGIGSNYLCNLEAGARVDAVGPFGDFQLTKQNSHTQVFIGGGAGVAPLRSLIQSELAADSPRRCIFFYGARYEKELCYRNEFEREERLTYIPVLSESAKSDDWTGPTGFVHETAMKWLAGKNKETLDIYVCGPPPMLEATLKSLADFGIPRERIKFDDFGI from the coding sequence ATGATAAGGTTTATGCAATGGCTTCATCGTTGGGTGAGTTTGGTTTTAGTGATTCAAGTCGCTTTGTGGCTAGTGAGTGGGTTATTTTTTAGCTTAACCGGACATCACGGAATGTCAGGCCACCAATATATGGTCTCAAAAAACTCTGAACCCCCACTTAAAAAAATAGCGCCTCAAATCGATGTTACTGAAATGCATCAACGATTCCCCTTAGCTCACTCCATTGAACTGGTCAGTGTTGCCGGGGTAGGTCAGTATCAGGTGTCTCTGCCAGATGGACGTTTGCTTTACTTCAACGCAGATACCGGTGAACGGTGGTCTACGGACCAAGCTTTGGCGACTCAGCTAGCGCTGAATAGCTACAATGGACCGGGCCAGGTTGAAAGGGTTGAAAGAGTCAAGGGAAGCGATGAAGTGAATGGCTGGAATGCCTCAGGATTCCGCATTGATATCGAGGATGATCTTAATACCCGAATATATATCGATGAAGCGTCATCCCGGGTTGTGGAACATCGTAATACGCCATGGACAATCGCTGACTGGGCGTTTCGTCTGCACTTTATGGATTACACGGGCGGTCGAAGTTTTAATCATCTATTGATATGGAGTGCTGGATTATTCGCTCTTTGGTTTTCATTATCCGGTTTAATTCTCTTAGGCCGAAATATTACTAACGGTGACTTTAATCCAAAACGTAAGAAAACGTGGTTAGAATATTTTCAGCAGAAAGGGCAACCAATTGCGAGTAATTGTGGCGGAGGCGGTACCTGTGGGTTATGTAAAGTGACACTGCAAGGCAGCAATATACCCAGCCCGAAAGCAGCTGATAAAGCGTTATTGAGCGCCAACGAATTAGAAGCAGGAACGCGCCTATCTTGTCAACACAGAACGTCATCCAATTATGACGTTAAGCTGCATAATGCCGGAGTCGATGATATTGCTTTAACACTTGATTCAAAGCGGCAACTCACTCCATCCATTATGGAGCTTACTTTTGTAAGTTCAGATCCCGTTAGTTATGAAGCCGGGCAATTTATGCAGTTCCGTATTCCACATATAAACGAAATATTGTCACGGCATTACTCGGTTGCTACGCGGCCTCACCCGACTCAGTTTGTATTTAACATAAGGCAGCTGCCATCGCCAAGTGAAGGGATTCCCCCGGGTATCGGCTCAAACTACCTATGTAATCTGGAGGCTGGTGCGCGTGTCGATGCTGTAGGACCATTTGGTGACTTTCAGCTGACGAAACAAAATAGTCACACGCAAGTCTTTATTGGAGGCGGCGCAGGTGTTGCACCGTTAAGATCGTTAATACAAAGTGAATTAGCAGCAGATTCTCCTCGTCGTTGCATATTCTTTTACGGTGCTCGATATGAAAAGGAACTCTGTTATAGAAACGAGTTTGAAAGAGAAGAGCGGTTAACTTATATACCTGTTCTTTCTGAGAGCGCCAAGTCGGATGACTGGACTGGACCAACTGGCTTTGTGCACGAAACCGCAATGAAGTGGTTGGCCGGCAAAAACAAAGAAACATTAGATATTTACGTGTGTGGTCCTCCGCCGATGCTAGAAGCAACGTTAAAGTCTCTTGCTGACTTTGGTATTCCGCGAGAACGCATAAAGTTCGATGACTTTGGTATTTAG